AAGAGGCGACCCCTTCGGAACCAAAAGAAGTCGAAGAGATGCCGGAAGAGACAATCGAGTCTCTCAGGGCGCGCTATAACGAACTCAAAGATGAAAATGAAATCCTTGAACAAAAGATTGAAGATTTGAATCGGTTAGTAGACTACCTTCGATTCAAAGAGAACGAATTATCTCACAGCCTCGAAATCATCAGTAAACAGAACTATTGGAAAGTCAAACGAGATCGAAAAGTGGCCAAGAAGAATTCCGAGATTAAGCGATCACGAGAGAGGATTCACAGTCTCGAGGATCAGATTGAGGATCTTGAGAACCTCCTATCTAAGCTACGAGGAGTTAAACGTCTTGAAATGCGCGGAGATATGCTTACGGTTAAGAGGATTGAAAAATTTACACAGGAAAGCATTCAGAGATATATGCGGGAAGTAGCCCCCCTAAAGAAGGGGGATGTTGTTCTCTTTGATGATGCTTCTGGTGCAGGACCGCAAACAGCTCATATCTTAGCAGAGAAGGGGATTCGGGCAGTGATTGTAGATACGTCGTTATCTCATTTAGCCGAGAATGAATTAATCAAAGCTGAAATCCCTGTTATTAGGGCGGATGAAGTTAAGCTGAGACGAATTGATGAATTTGCGTTTATTGACCGTGGTAGATTTGAAAAGAATATGTCGAATTTCAAAGAGGAAGTCCACGAGAAAGCCCGACAGAAACGCGAAGATCAACTTGTGGAAATGGTAGAACGATATCGCCGTGAATCATCCCATTAATCTGGTCTTCATTCATTCAACTGAATCCATAGTATATTGTTACCACGTATTAACACTTGGCCATACTTCGCTTTGACTACCTCCCCCTCAAGTTCCTCGGCCGATGTGAGTGTCATATTCATGTATGGATCACATGTGTTGAGGCGCCCTCTGAATATTCGTTCATCTTTCAACTTCACAGAGATAATCGTATTCATGGACTGCTGTAGAATCCTTATTGGTTTCTCCTTTTGGGGCACCGATTTTCTCCTCGTTGCAGTGGCTCAATGAGGATGATATAAATGCTTGCACATTTCGACACTGCTCAATCTTTAAGATTGCCAAGGTGTTAGTGAAACTTAAGAGATGATTCAATGCCGATATTATGTCTTGGTTTAGAAGGTACAGCACATTCATTCGGTGCAGGAGTTGTCTCTAGTGATGGAAGAGTCTTATCAAATGAGTGGGATATGCTTACTCCTGAGAAAGGGGGGATTCACCCCCGAAAAGCCAGTAGGCATCATTCTCGTCTGGGTCCCCAGTTGATTAGCAAAGCCTTGAAAAAGGCGGGAAAACGACCTGACGACATCGACATAATTGCTTTCTCAAGGGGGCCTGGCTTGGGTCCTTGCTTAAGAACAACAGCAACAATGGCTAGAACACTTGCTCTCAGTCTTAATGTGCCTCTTGTAGGTGTGAATCACTGCGTTGCTCACATTGAGATTGGCTGTCTGGAATCTGGTTTCGAAGACCCCGTTACCGTCTATGTTTCCGGCGGTAATACTCAAATTATTGCTTTTGCTGGTGGTAGGTATAGAACCTTTGGCGAAACTCTTGATATAGCACTGGGCAATATGCTTGATACTCTTGGCCGTGAGATGGGCATGAAGTTTCCTGCTGGTCCAACCATCGAGGCCTATGCGAGGGAAGGAACATCCTACTATAATCTTCCTTATTCCGTGAAGGGGATGGACGTAAGCTATTCCGGCATGTTGACAGCAGCAACTCGGCTTCATACTGAAAATGTTGCCATGGATAATATCTGTTTCAGTGTTCAAGAAACGGCTTTTGGAATGATTGCGGAA
Above is a window of Candidatus Thorarchaeota archaeon DNA encoding:
- a CDS encoding bifunctional N(6)-L-threonylcarbamoyladenine synthase/serine/threonine protein kinase, coding for MLCLGLEGTAHSFGAGVVSSDGRVLSNEWDMLTPEKGGIHPRKASRHHSRLGPQLISKALKKAGKRPDDIDIIAFSRGPGLGPCLRTTATMARTLALSLNVPLVGVNHCVAHIEIGCLESGFEDPVTVYVSGGNTQIIAFAGGRYRTFGETLDIALGNMLDTLGREMGMKFPAGPTIEAYAREGTSYYNLPYSVKGMDVSYSGMLTAATRLHTENVAMDNICFSVQETAFGMIAEIAERAIAHTKKDELLLTGGVARNERLTSILRGVSERHEIGFHRVSKSLAGDQGAMIAWTGIVQYLAGDILNVEDSTVLPRWRTDEQDIVWNNAE